Proteins co-encoded in one Oscillatoria salina IIICB1 genomic window:
- a CDS encoding AAA-like domain-containing protein — MELSFNSAYSYQVGGSLPVNSPTYAIRKADAELYQGIRAGEFCYVLNSRQMGKSSLRVRTMQRLQAQGICCVAVDLTAIGSQNITSDRWYAGITYTLASSFHLLEKIDLGDWWCQREFLSPVQRLDAFLQEILLPEIAEEVVIFIDEIDSVLSLNFPVNDFFALIRACYNKRAYKSEYQRLTWVLLGVATPSELITDKDCTPFNIGRPIRLTGFHLGECAGLARGLANKADNPLAVLKVILAWTAGKPFLTQKICHLVQTNSEFIAQGKEVTIIEKIVRSQIIENWEAQDEPEHLRSIRSRLLHKGDLSVKLLTLYQEILEQGEILADESSEQIALRLSGLVVKVRAGKRYNKPVLKVYNSIYKLVFNLNWVKEELKKLNPSVDFPEINTQPTSSDEQILYDHWLDLVEKETPEALLKRFRQLFIDGKNYPNPEIEAALYRIVAFLDNPQNFKYILNRCCTILINHWQRRSQRETAIFSLVDMLENASPRSRIIASYSLVVRRLQQLRQIFIQSEEFLSLKRLLHVVEPHPKIVDLQTDIPLGQLIRRYPYLYNHYLMCETSSYEQRQAIRDLQTQQQREFEISLSQYATYLVRQLHASKNSPRIVTPLSNPTLLSDRELYDALKQFIGKVDGSYSYRDLAQIFLTRTTRTHSYKDFKADLYEYLVANIDPKYGNNYFNKRLERQLQDTFPESENLPLNEMLLMRTCSKLFKFLVETPEHPNYYLFIDLVSNLGVVRTMGLLLKIALLSRPVKPHLEKQFSLLFNYYESQRVEEISWLVCSLENLNVALVTNFGTIDLSFLERNIQK; from the coding sequence ATGGAGTTATCATTTAACTCAGCCTATAGTTATCAAGTCGGCGGTAGTTTACCTGTAAACTCACCAACCTACGCAATTAGAAAGGCTGATGCTGAATTATATCAAGGAATACGAGCAGGAGAATTTTGTTATGTTCTTAATTCGAGACAAATGGGGAAATCAAGTTTGCGCGTGCGCACTATGCAAAGATTGCAAGCTCAAGGGATTTGTTGTGTTGCGGTAGATTTAACAGCTATCGGCAGTCAAAATATTACTTCAGATCGATGGTATGCGGGTATTACCTATACTTTAGCTAGTAGTTTTCATCTCTTAGAGAAAATCGATCTAGGTGATTGGTGGTGTCAGCGAGAATTCCTCTCTCCAGTGCAGCGTTTAGACGCATTTTTACAAGAAATTTTACTGCCAGAAATTGCCGAAGAAGTGGTAATTTTTATTGATGAGATTGATAGTGTACTTAGTTTGAATTTCCCAGTTAATGATTTTTTTGCCTTAATTCGTGCTTGTTATAATAAACGTGCTTACAAATCAGAATATCAACGTCTTACTTGGGTATTGTTAGGCGTAGCAACTCCCTCAGAATTAATTACAGATAAAGATTGTACTCCTTTTAATATCGGTCGTCCCATTCGTTTAACAGGTTTTCACTTAGGTGAATGTGCTGGATTAGCGAGAGGATTAGCTAACAAAGCAGATAATCCTTTAGCAGTGTTGAAAGTTATTTTAGCTTGGACGGCAGGCAAACCTTTTTTAACTCAAAAAATCTGCCATTTAGTGCAAACAAACAGCGAATTTATTGCTCAAGGAAAAGAAGTAACTATAATCGAAAAAATTGTGCGATCGCAGATTATTGAAAACTGGGAAGCACAAGACGAACCAGAACATTTGCGCTCGATTCGCTCTCGTCTACTCCACAAGGGCGATCTGAGCGTAAAATTGCTAACCCTGTATCAAGAAATTCTCGAACAAGGCGAAATTTTAGCCGACGAAAGTAGCGAACAAATTGCTTTGCGCTTATCAGGATTAGTAGTAAAAGTGCGAGCGGGAAAGCGCTACAATAAACCAGTTCTTAAAGTTTATAACTCGATTTATAAGTTAGTATTTAACCTGAATTGGGTGAAAGAAGAACTGAAAAAACTTAATCCCAGTGTGGATTTTCCCGAAATCAATACACAACCAACCAGTAGCGACGAACAAATTCTTTACGATCATTGGCTCGATTTAGTCGAAAAAGAGACTCCAGAAGCTTTACTTAAAAGGTTTCGTCAGTTGTTTATCGATGGGAAAAACTATCCTAATCCAGAGATTGAAGCAGCTTTATATCGCATTGTTGCCTTCTTAGATAACCCGCAAAATTTTAAGTATATACTCAATCGTTGCTGCACTATTTTAATCAACCATTGGCAAAGACGTTCCCAACGAGAAACCGCAATATTTAGTTTAGTAGATATGTTGGAAAACGCCTCGCCTCGTTCAAGAATTATTGCTTCTTATTCTTTAGTTGTTAGGCGCTTACAACAACTGAGACAAATATTTATTCAAAGTGAAGAATTTCTCTCGCTCAAACGTTTACTTCACGTTGTCGAACCCCATCCCAAAATTGTTGATTTACAAACCGATATTCCTTTAGGTCAACTAATTCGTCGCTATCCTTATCTTTACAATCATTATCTGATGTGCGAGACAAGTTCTTACGAACAAAGACAAGCTATTCGCGATCTGCAAACGCAACAGCAACGAGAGTTTGAAATTAGCCTGTCTCAATATGCAACTTACCTCGTCAGACAACTGCACGCATCGAAAAATAGTCCCAGAATAGTTACACCTTTATCCAATCCTACCTTATTAAGCGATCGCGAACTCTATGACGCACTGAAGCAGTTTATCGGTAAAGTTGATGGTTCCTACTCTTACCGGGACTTAGCGCAAATTTTCTTAACACGAACTACTAGAACTCACTCTTATAAAGATTTTAAAGCCGATCTCTACGAATATTTAGTTGCTAATATTGACCCCAAATATGGGAATAATTATTTTAATAAACGTTTAGAAAGACAACTACAAGATACTTTTCCAGAAAGCGAAAATTTACCTTTAAATGAAATGTTACTTATGCGAACTTGTAGCAAATTATTTAAATTTTTAGTTGAAACCCCAGAGCATCCTAACTATTATCTTTTTATCGATTTAGTTTCCAATTTAGGAGTAGTGAGAACGATGGGTTTGCTCCTAAAAATTGCCTTGTTATCCCGCCCAGTTAAGCCTCATTTAGAAAAACAGTTTTCCCTGTTGTTTAACTATTATGAATCCCAGCGAGTGGAAGAGATTTCTTGGCTGGTTTGTTCTTTAGAAAATCTCAATGTAGCTCTAGTAACTAATTTTGGGACAATTGACCTTTCTTTTCTGGAGCGTAATATACAGAAATAA